The Zingiber officinale cultivar Zhangliang chromosome 9A, Zo_v1.1, whole genome shotgun sequence genome window below encodes:
- the LOC122021439 gene encoding uncharacterized protein LOC122021439: MLPAALEGFHDASGAARSNGGLRRTCRTCPAELPAAPEASREAPVAAGGVRAFARVATSRGKYTHSILVCVPFPFPSLSLPLQSLRFWCESKRFLLALRETKEEREARIRSLFGFFNKAGLGYLDYDQIETGLSGLNIPAEYKYARDLLKVCDSDRDGRVEYQEFRRYMGDKELELYQIFQAIDVEHNCPRNSGMPSSRQRLIWLWKQIWIVIRALRRCQMVHHWRRKLMTHSWRRKLTVSSMGEKKGVDMEEGSLEIGMGGYRTVEISTLRSVWIQ; encoded by the exons ATGCTTCCAGCGGCGCTGGAAGGTTTCCACGACGCTTCCGGCGCCGCAAGAAGCAACGGCGGACTTCGCCGGACGTGCCGGACATGTCCGGCGGAGCTTCCGGCGGCGCCGGAGGCCTCCCGCGAGGCGCCGGTGGCGGCCGGTGGCGTCCGCGCTTTCGCGCGAGTCGCGA CCTCGCGCGGTAAGTACACGCATAGTATTTTAGTTTGTGTTCCTTTccccttcccttccctttctcttccttTGCAAAGCCTAAGGTTTTGGTGCGAATCGAAGCGCTTCCTGCTCGCACTGCGTGAGACCAAGGAGGAGCGGGAGGCCCGGATCCGGAGCCTCTTTGGCTTCTTCAACAAGGCAGGGCTTGGCTACCTCGATTATGACCAGATCGAGACTGGCCTGTCCGGTCTCAACATCCCCGCTGAGTACAAGTACGCTAGGGATCTCCTTAAGGTTTGCGACTCCGACCGCGACGGGCGGGTCGAATACCAGGAGTTCCGTAGGTACATGGGCGACAAGGAGCTCGAGCTCTATCAAATCTTCCAGGCCATCGATGTCGAGCATAATTGCCCGAGGAACTCTGGGATGCCCTCATCGAGGCAG AGGTTGATTTGGCTATGGAAACAGATATGGATTGTGATAAGGGCCCTCAGAAGATGTCAAATGGTGCACCATTGGAGAAGGAAACTGATGACACACTCATGGAGAAGGAAATTGACA GTTTCAAGCATGGGCGAAAAGAAGGGTGTCGACATGGAGGAGGGATCACTAGAGATTGGCATGG GTGGATACAGGACAGTCGAGATCAGTACACTAAGGAGCGTCTGGATTCAGTAA
- the LOC122021440 gene encoding uncharacterized protein LOC122021440, with product MGMLKNVMKVKLNHNSLFPSLSYKYLPTLFIDPLPISFSHLFNTTPQLTSSLSPEIAPSSFSSSMASSSSSSSAAAGITVERNIPETRVKELGIKAWPKWGCPPGKFPLKYEAEETCYLLKGRVKAYVKGSSPDASAVEFGAGDLVVLSKGLSCIWDVAVAVDKHYKFDSS from the exons ATGGGGATGCTGAAGAATGTAATGAAG GTCAAACTAAACCACAATTCCCTATTCCCATCTCTCTCCTATAAATATCTACCTACATTATTTATTGACCCGTTGCCTATCTCTTTCTCACATTTATTTAATACAACTCCACAACTCACCTCATCTCTCTCTCCAGAAATTGCTCcatcctctttttcttcctccatggcctcctcctcctcctcttcatccGCCGCCGCAGGGATCACCGTCGAAAGAAACATCCCGGAGACGCGTGTCAAAGAGCTCGGTATTAAGGCATGGCCCAA GTGGGGTTGTCCTCCGGGGAAGTTCCCCCTCAAGTACGAGGCCGAGGAGACGTGCTACCTCCTCAAGGGCCGGGTGAAGGCCTACGTCAAGGGCTCCTCGCCGGACGCCTCCGCCGTCGAGTTCGGTGCCGGTGATCTCGTCGTTTTATCCAAGGGCCTCAGCTGCATCTGGGACGTCGCCGTCGCCGTCGATAAGCACTACAAATTCGATTCCTCGTGA